The Meiothermus sp. CFH 77666 DNA window AAACCCAACAAAAACGACAAAAACGTAAACGCCGACGAGATGGCGGCCTATGCCCGTCAGCGGGGCTTTGGCGTGCATCTGGGGGTGGCGGGCGACCTGAACCTGCTCAAACGCCTGATAGCGGGGGGTTTCCCGGTGATCATCGAGACCTGGTTCGTGACCCCCGACCACGGCGGCATGGGCCACTACCGCCTGCTGGTAGGCTACAACGATGCCCAGGGCCTCTTCAACGCCTTCGATAGCTACTACGGCCCCAAAGTCACGCTGCAGTATGGCGATCTGGACAGGCTCTGGCAGGTTTTCAACCGTACCTATCTGGTGGTGTATGCCAGGGGCCAGCAAGACAAACTGGCCGCCATTCTGGGAAACCGGATGCAAGAGGGCCTCGAGTGGCAACTGGCCCTGGAGCAGGCCCGGCGCGAAACCCGGCAAAACCCCCAAAATGCCTTTGCCTGGTTCAATCTGGGCAGCACCCTGCTACGCCTGGGCAATGCCCCGGAAGCGGCCAGGGCCTACGACCAGTCGCGCCGGATCGCTCCCAGCCGCACCCTTGACCCCCGCCGTCCGGCCAATGCGGTGAGCAACTGGCCCTGGCGGATGCTCTGGTACCAGTTTGGCCCCTACGAGGCCTACTACCAAACCGGGCGCTATCAGGAAGTCATCGCGCTGGCCAACGATGTGCTGGGCCGGGTAGACGACCACGAAGAAAGCTACTACTGGCGCGGCCTGGCCCGCAAAGCCCTGGGGAACCTGGAGGGTGCCCGGGCCGATTTTCAGGCGGCGTTGCGCTACAAGCCCCATTACCGGGAAGCGGCCCTTGCGCTGCAAGAATTGCGGGCGCAGGGCTCGAGGTAGCCTAAAACAGGTCGGAAAGTTTGCAGGAAAAGCCAGGCAGTACCGATTCGTCCTCGAGGAGGTCGTCGGCCCCAACGGTGCGCCCAATGCCATCGGGCGTGTAGACCACCGCCTGCTTGCTGCGCGGGTAGATGACCCAGACCAAGCGGGTTCCAGCCGACAGGTAGTCGCTCACCTTCTCCCAGACCTCCTCGGCGGTTTCAAAGGGCGAAACCACTTCCACCGCCAGGTCGGGCGCAAAGGGCCAGAACCCCTCGGGTATGCCTTCGGGGGGGATGCGGCTTTGCCGAACAAAACTTACGTCTGCTGCCCGCACGCCATCCGGGTTGCGCCGAACCACGTAACCAACCTCTGTGGCCACATACCCATGCCGGCCTTGCTCGGCCCATTGCCCCAGCCGCATCAGGAGGCGCCTGACCACCTCACCATGCACCCCGCCTACCGGCATCCATTCCACCACCTCACCCCGCACCAGCTCCCGCTTGCCCTCACCCTCAGACAAGAGCCAGAATTCCTCGGCGGTAAGGAGTTTTTTGGCAATAGCCATACGGTAAGTATAGCGCAGGTTAGTCCCATTCTTTGCAGCCAACAACACGTGCGAAAGTGAGCTACCTCGAGTAGTTCGGCGCTTCCTTGGTAATGGTTACCCCGTGGGGGTGGCTCTCGATCAGGCCCGCGCCGGTGATGCGGGTAAAGCGGGTCTCGCGGCGGAAGGTCTCGAGGTCGGGCGCACCACAGTAGCCCATCGAGGCCCGCAGGCCGCCCACCACCTGGTAGAGCACGTCGCCTACCGGGCCCTTGTAGGGCACCATGCCCTCGATGCCCTCGGGAACCAGCTTTTTGGCCTCCACATTGCCGGGAGCCTTGCCAGAGTCCTGGAAGTAGCGGTCGGCAGAGCCCTGGCGCATGGCCCCCAGACTGCCCATACCCCGGTAGAGCTTGTAGCGACGGCCATCCTTGAGCACCTCCTCGCCGGGGGCCTCCTGGGTGCCGGCCAGCATCGAGCCGAGCATTACGGTATGGGCCCCGGCGGCCAGGGCCTTGGCCACGTCGCCGGAGTATTTGATGCCCCCGTCGGCCACCACCGGCACATCCAGGCCCTCCAGCCCGGCTACCGCCTCCATGATGGCGGTAATCTGTGGAACGCCCACTCCGGTCA harbors:
- a CDS encoding Uma2 family endonuclease, which translates into the protein MAIAKKLLTAEEFWLLSEGEGKRELVRGEVVEWMPVGGVHGEVVRRLLMRLGQWAEQGRHGYVATEVGYVVRRNPDGVRAADVSFVRQSRIPPEGIPEGFWPFAPDLAVEVVSPFETAEEVWEKVSDYLSAGTRLVWVIYPRSKQAVVYTPDGIGRTVGADDLLEDESVLPGFSCKLSDLF
- a CDS encoding tetratricopeptide repeat protein, with protein sequence MRLSFLFLVLATVLGSALAQPGNVFLSGARHEYQRYNNCGPVTLGMAMSFWGSPLTQYQIAPILKPNKNDKNVNADEMAAYARQRGFGVHLGVAGDLNLLKRLIAGGFPVIIETWFVTPDHGGMGHYRLLVGYNDAQGLFNAFDSYYGPKVTLQYGDLDRLWQVFNRTYLVVYARGQQDKLAAILGNRMQEGLEWQLALEQARRETRQNPQNAFAWFNLGSTLLRLGNAPEAARAYDQSRRIAPSRTLDPRRPANAVSNWPWRMLWYQFGPYEAYYQTGRYQEVIALANDVLGRVDDHEESYYWRGLARKALGNLEGARADFQAALRYKPHYREAALALQELRAQGSR